Genomic window (Armatimonadota bacterium):
TTCGAGTCGCGGCGTCAGATGACGATCGACTATCTGGAGGCCCTCGGCCCCGAGGACTTTTCGAAGACGGTGACCTTGGACGGCCACGGCACGTTCACGATCGACGACTATATCGGGCTCGTCACGGCCCACGACCTCAGCCGGATCGCCGAACTGACCGAGTTCCTCGCCAACGAAGCCGCCACGATCGGCTGACCGGTACCGGCCCGCCTCCGGTCGACAGCCGGAGGCGGGCCGAAAGGCTTAAGCGAGGACGCGACCGAAGGCCGTGCGCCCGCCATAGCAGGCTTGGGTGCCCAACGCCTCTTCGATACGCAGTAACTGGTTGTATTTAGCCACGCGGTCGGTCCGGCTCGGGGCGCCCGTCTTGATCTGACCGCAATTGGTCGCGACGGCCAGATCGGCGATCGTGGTGTCCTCGGTCTCGCCTGACCTGTGGCTCATGACGGACGTGTAACCCGCCCTCTTGGCCATTTCGACGGCGGCCAACGTCTCCGTCAACGTCCCGATCTGGTTGACTTTGACAAGAATGGAGTTCGCCGTCCCGGTCGCGATACCCCTGCCCAACCGCTCGACGTTCGTGACGAAGAGGTCGTCTCCGACGATCTGGATTTTGTCGCCCAGCGCGTCGGTCAACGCTTTCCAGGTGTCCCAGTCCTCCTCGCTGCACCCGTCTTCGATGCTTAAGACGGGGTATTTGGACGTCAGTTGTGCGAGGTATTCGACCTGTTGCTCCCCGCTGAGTTTGCGGCCGTCCTTGTAGACGTAGGTTCCGTCCTCGAAGAACTCGGTCGCAGCACAGTCGAGGCCGAGGAACACCTGCTCGCCCGGCTGGAGACCGACGCTCTGCACGGCTTCAAGGATGTAGTCCAAAGCCATGTCCTGGCTGGACAGGCTCGGTGCGAAACCGCCCTCGTCGCCGACGCCCGTGGCCAGCCCCTTCTTGTGCAAGACGGACTTAAGGGCGTGGAAGATCTCGGCTCCCCACCTCAGGGCCTCGCTGAAGGACGTCGCGCCGACGGGCAGGACCATGAACTCTTGGAAATCGACGTTCGAATCCGCGTGTTTGCCCCCGTTCAGAATGTTCAACATCGGGACGGGCAGGGTGGACGCCGAGACGCCACCGACGTAACGGTACAACGGAAGTCC
Coding sequences:
- the eno gene encoding phosphopyruvate hydratase, encoding MAAIIDISAREILDSRGNPTVEVEAVLDDGSSGRAAVPSGASTGMFEAVELRDGDKSRYGGKGVLNAVENVNERIAAAVLDMEATDQTALDDLLIELDGTDNKGNLGANAILGVSLAVAKAAAQSAGLPLYRYVGGVSASTLPVPMLNILNGGKHADSNVDFQEFMVLPVGATSFSEALRWGAEIFHALKSVLHKKGLATGVGDEGGFAPSLSSQDMALDYILEAVQSVGLQPGEQVFLGLDCAATEFFEDGTYVYKDGRKLSGEQQVEYLAQLTSKYPVLSIEDGCSEEDWDTWKALTDALGDKIQIVGDDLFVTNVERLGRGIATGTANSILVKVNQIGTLTETLAAVEMAKRAGYTSVMSHRSGETEDTTIADLAVATNCGQIKTGAPSRTDRVAKYNQLLRIEEALGTQACYGGRTAFGRVLA